Proteins encoded within one genomic window of Bombina bombina isolate aBomBom1 chromosome 1, aBomBom1.pri, whole genome shotgun sequence:
- the FADS6 gene encoding fatty acid desaturase 6 → MEADADEVFMPQAGWDKVTEETSNDQLELQKRETDSVPSEEMSLRHRVVVSSPNTNVEQENILESSAEEKEVDRYCWMQELSRIVQQEYRRSSWWERHGVDWSIIGLAMCLLPAGFLCLRSQSPFLFVLGILILGLAHSVITVKGGHMTSHRTMCQSPSLGKLWATFFIEVCSGLPQACGEEGHVKLHHGHTNVIGLGDSSIWKAPALRCGVYMFVAPLALPILTVLVGLKFMMQMPLLQGLRSLCCISLGLWCHFQVLVYVSGLSLCSALGCMFLSRALLTIPFIHVNIFQHIGLAMFSPSNRPPRLQLMTHSVLNLPRNLLLDWTFGHSIVSCHLEHHLFPYLSDNMCLKVKPQVSSFLKERNLPYLEDTYLSRLQLFLRHYEELMVLAPSITDLAELR, encoded by the exons ATGGAAGCGGATGCAGATGAAGTGTTTATGCCCCAAGCAGGATGGGACAAAGTAACAGAAGAGACTAGCAATGATCAACTGGAACTCCAGAAAAGGGAAACAGACTCTGTACCTTCAGAAGAAATGTCACTGAGGCACCGGGTTGTTGTTAGCTCCCCTAATACAAATGTTGAGCAGGAAAACATTCTGGAATCATCAGCTGAAGAAAAGGAAGTTGATAGATATTGTTGGATGCAGGAACTTTCCCGAATAGTGCAGCAAGAATACAGAAGAAGCAGTTGGTGGGAGAGACATGGAGTTGATTGGAGCATCATCGGGCTGGCTATGTGTTTATTACCTGCAG GTTTCCTGTGCCTTCGGTCACAAAGCCCATTTCTCTTTGTGTTGGGCATCCTGATTCTAGGATTAGCACACTCAGTGATCACAGTTAAAGGAGGTCATATGACAAGTCACCGGACCATGTGCCAGTCCCCCTCATTGGGGAAGCTGTGGGCTACCTTCTTTATAGAG GTGTGTAGCGGGCTGCCACAAGCGTGTGGTGAAGAAGGACATGTAAAGCTCCATCATGGTCACACAAATGTCATTGGACTGGGAGACTCAAGCATCTGGAAGGCACCAGCACTGCGCTGTGGAGTTTACATGTTTGTGGCTCCCTTGGCACTGCCCATCCTCACTGTGCTTGTTGGACTAA AGTTCATGATGCAGATGCCCCTCTTGCAAGGATTGCGCAGCCTGTGCTGTATCAGCCTTGGTTTGTGGTGTCACTTCCAGGTGCTGGTGTATGTGTCTGGCCTGAGTTTGTGCTCTGCCCTTGGCTGCATGTTCCTATCACGGGCCCTTCTTACCATCCCATTCATACACGTCAACATTTTCCAG CACATTGGACTTGCAATGTTCTCGCCTTCAAACCGCCCACCTCGCCTGCAGCTTATGACGCATTCCGTCCTGAACTTGCCTCGGAATCTCCTCCTGGACTGGACATTTGGACACTCAATTGTCAGCTGCCATCTTGAACATCACCTTTTCCCGTACCTGTCGGACAATATGTGTCTCAAG GTCAAACCACAGGTATCCAGTTTCCTGAAGGAGCGCAATCTACCTTATCTGGAGGACACATATCTTTCCCGTCTACAGCTCTTCCTGCGTCATTATGAGGAGCTAATGGTCCTGGCTCCGTCTATCACAGACCTCGCTGAGCTTCGCTGA